A stretch of Synechococcus sp. MIT S9220 DNA encodes these proteins:
- the rplQ gene encoding 50S ribosomal protein L17, with the protein MRHQCRVPKLGRPADQRKAMLRGLTTQLIREGRVTTTKARAKALRDEAERMITLAKEGSLASRRRVLGYVYDKQLVHALFEKAPDRYSDRKGGYTRITRTVRRRGDNAEMAIIELV; encoded by the coding sequence ATGCGTCACCAATGCCGAGTCCCAAAGCTGGGACGCCCCGCTGACCAACGCAAAGCCATGCTTCGCGGCCTCACAACTCAGCTGATCCGCGAAGGTCGCGTCACCACCACCAAAGCTCGTGCCAAAGCACTGCGTGACGAAGCTGAACGGATGATCACACTGGCCAAGGAGGGCAGTCTTGCCTCCCGGCGCAGGGTTCTGGGATACGTCTACGACAAGCAGCTGGTGCATGCTTTGTTCGAGAAAGCTCCTGATCGCTACAGCGATCGCAAAGGTGGATATACCCGCATCACCCGCACCGTGCGTCGTCGTGGGGACAATGCCGAGATGGC
- a CDS encoding DNA-directed RNA polymerase subunit alpha: MLQYQIDRIEHQIADDRSQTGVFLIGPLERGQATTLGNSLRRVLMGNLEGTAVTAVRIAGVNHEYATIPGVREDVLDILLNCKQITVNSRTNDLEIGRLVVAGPATVKARDLQFSSQVQVVDGERVIATVSDGYSLELEVHVERGVGYRPVDRHNEDTSAIDLLQIDSVFMPVHRVNFTIDETAVAEGGSARERLRMEVVTDGSITPDDAIAQSANQLIELFQPLATVTMVEEVPVEPEPTAEAQIPLEELNLSVRAYNCLKRAQVNSVSDLMGFSYEDLLEIKNFGSKSADEVIEALERIGIQIPQSRTSV; the protein is encoded by the coding sequence GTGTTGCAATACCAGATCGACCGTATCGAGCATCAGATCGCTGACGATCGCTCCCAAACCGGTGTGTTTCTCATCGGCCCCCTTGAGCGGGGCCAGGCCACAACCCTGGGTAATTCCCTGCGGCGTGTGCTGATGGGCAACCTTGAAGGCACAGCGGTTACAGCAGTCCGCATTGCCGGCGTCAATCACGAGTACGCGACCATCCCGGGAGTTCGGGAGGACGTGCTCGACATTCTGCTGAACTGCAAGCAGATCACCGTCAACAGCCGCACCAACGATCTGGAGATCGGCCGGCTGGTGGTTGCTGGCCCTGCAACGGTCAAAGCCCGCGATCTGCAGTTCTCCTCCCAGGTCCAGGTGGTGGATGGTGAACGCGTGATCGCCACGGTGAGCGATGGCTACAGCCTCGAGCTCGAGGTTCATGTGGAACGCGGCGTGGGCTATCGCCCAGTGGATCGTCATAACGAAGACACCAGTGCCATCGATCTTCTGCAGATCGACTCCGTGTTCATGCCCGTGCACCGGGTGAACTTCACCATTGATGAAACGGCAGTAGCTGAGGGTGGTTCCGCTCGAGAGCGCCTGCGCATGGAAGTGGTGACCGATGGTTCGATCACACCTGACGATGCCATTGCTCAGTCCGCAAACCAGCTGATCGAGCTCTTCCAACCGCTCGCCACCGTCACCATGGTGGAAGAAGTTCCGGTAGAGCCTGAGCCCACAGCTGAAGCTCAGATTCCTCTCGAGGAATTGAATCTTTCTGTGCGTGCCTACAACTGTCTGAAGCGCGCTCAGGTCAATTCCGTCTCCGATCTGATGGGCTTCAGCTACGAGGACCTACTGGAGATCAAGAACTTCGGTTCCAAGTCGGCTGATGAGGTGATTGAAGCGCTTGAAAGGATCGGCATCCAGATCCCCCAAAGCCGCACCAGCGTCTGA
- the rpsK gene encoding 30S ribosomal protein S11, translating into MAKTVKKSGPKKAKRNVPNGVAHIQSTFNNTIVSITDTTGEVISWSSAGASGFKGARKGTPFAAQTAAEAAARRALEQGMRQIEVLVRGPGSGRETAIRALQVAGLEITLIRDVTPLPHNGCRRAKRRRV; encoded by the coding sequence ATGGCCAAAACAGTTAAAAAATCAGGCCCCAAGAAGGCCAAGCGCAACGTTCCCAACGGCGTTGCCCACATCCAAAGCACCTTCAACAACACGATTGTTTCGATCACCGATACCACTGGAGAAGTCATCTCCTGGTCTTCGGCAGGTGCGAGCGGTTTCAAGGGTGCACGCAAAGGCACACCATTTGCTGCTCAGACTGCAGCTGAAGCAGCCGCCCGCAGAGCTCTCGAGCAGGGCATGCGCCAGATCGAAGTGCTTGTGCGTGGCCCCGGATCAGGTCGTGAAACCGCGATCCGTGCTTTACAGGTTGCAGGTCTGGAAATCACGCTGATCCGTGACGTCACTCCACTGCCTCACAACGGCTGCCGCCGTGCCAAGCGTCGGCGCGTCTGA
- the rpsM gene encoding 30S ribosomal protein S13: MARIAGVDIPREKRIEVALTYIYGIGPTRARTILSKAGVNPDIRVKDLEDGDVQKLRGATEAFTIEGDLRRQEGMALKRLQDIGCVRGRRHRMSLPVRGQRTRTNARTRRGARKTVAGKKK, translated from the coding sequence GTGGCACGGATTGCTGGTGTCGACATTCCCCGCGAAAAGCGGATCGAAGTCGCCCTCACCTACATCTACGGAATTGGCCCAACACGGGCCAGAACCATCCTTTCCAAGGCTGGTGTCAACCCCGACATCAGGGTGAAAGATCTGGAAGACGGTGATGTGCAGAAATTGCGCGGTGCCACCGAGGCCTTCACCATCGAGGGTGACCTGCGCAGGCAGGAGGGGATGGCACTCAAGCGCCTGCAGGACATCGGCTGCGTTCGTGGTCGTCGCCATCGCATGAGCCTCCCGGTGCGTGGACAACGAACTCGCACGAATGCGCGGACCCGTCGCGGAGCTCGCAAGACCGTGGCCGGCAAGAAGAAGTAA
- the rpmJ gene encoding 50S ribosomal protein L36, which translates to MKVRSSVKKISPDDQIVKRRGRIYVINKKRPRNKQRQG; encoded by the coding sequence ATGAAGGTGCGTTCCTCAGTTAAAAAAATCAGCCCTGACGATCAAATCGTCAAGCGCAGAGGTCGCATCTACGTGATCAACAAGAAGCGCCCTCGCAACAAGCAACGCCAAGGCTGA
- a CDS encoding adenylate kinase, protein MKQRLLFVGPPGAGKGTQAARLCEKHGLRHLSTGDLLRAEVAAGSELGKEAEAVMNRGELVTDSLVLAIVKAQLSALNGQGWLMDGFPRNVAQAEALAPLLQELDQAIESVVLLELDDAVLIERLLGRGRADDNEEVIRNRLEVYKQQTAPLIDHYSSQNLLARVQANGSVDAIAERIESIVA, encoded by the coding sequence ATGAAACAACGTCTTCTGTTTGTGGGCCCGCCCGGTGCCGGCAAAGGCACGCAAGCGGCCCGCCTCTGCGAAAAGCACGGTCTTCGGCACCTGTCCACCGGCGATCTGCTCAGAGCTGAGGTGGCCGCAGGCAGTGAGCTTGGCAAGGAAGCGGAAGCCGTGATGAACCGGGGCGAACTGGTCACAGACAGCCTGGTGCTGGCCATCGTCAAAGCACAGCTCTCTGCTCTCAATGGCCAGGGCTGGCTGATGGATGGCTTTCCGCGCAACGTGGCGCAGGCCGAGGCACTGGCGCCACTGCTTCAGGAACTCGATCAAGCGATTGAGAGCGTCGTGTTGCTCGAGCTGGATGATGCAGTTCTGATCGAGCGACTGCTGGGCCGCGGTCGTGCTGACGACAACGAGGAGGTGATCCGCAACCGTCTTGAGGTCTACAAGCAGCAGACAGCTCCTCTGATTGATCACTACAGCAGTCAGAACCTGCTGGCCAGAGTGCAAGCCAACGGCAGTGTTGACGCCATTGCTGAGCGAATTGAAAGCATCGTTGCTTGA
- the secY gene encoding preprotein translocase subunit SecY produces the protein MLVSRGRNPSATEVITQLVQNPELRGRVLTTLGLLMLVRLGIYIPMPGIDRVAFEQFIQQGGQLIGFLDIFTGGGISTLGIFALGILPFINASIILQLLTASLPQLEDLQKNEGEAGRRKLAQITRYVALGWGLIQSVVFAMILRPYAMEGLPVAVFVVQTALALVTGSMIVMWLSEVITERGIGQGASLVIFLNIVATLPQALGSTIEKAQTGDRNDVFGIVILVLVFLVTIVGIIFVQEGQRRLPIVSAKRQVGGGAVLPNRQSYLPLKLNAGGVMPIIFASALIFLPITIANFSQNPFLIRAATALNPGSSNPWPYALVFFSLILGFSYFYASLTFNPVDVASNLKRGGVAIPGVRPGTATANYLEGVKNRLTLLGGLFLGAVAIIPSAVERATNVQTFQGLGATSLLILVGVAIDTAKQVQTYVISQRYEGMVRQ, from the coding sequence ATGCTCGTCAGTCGGGGACGAAATCCCAGCGCCACTGAAGTCATCACCCAGCTGGTTCAGAACCCTGAGCTGCGAGGCAGGGTTCTCACCACTCTGGGCCTGCTGATGTTGGTGCGTCTCGGCATCTACATCCCGATGCCAGGCATTGACCGTGTGGCTTTCGAACAGTTCATCCAACAGGGTGGACAGCTGATTGGTTTCCTCGACATCTTCACTGGTGGCGGCATCTCCACCCTGGGCATCTTTGCTCTTGGGATTCTGCCGTTCATCAATGCCTCGATCATCCTTCAGCTACTCACAGCCTCCCTTCCGCAGCTGGAGGATCTGCAGAAAAATGAGGGAGAAGCGGGTCGTCGCAAACTCGCTCAGATCACCCGCTACGTCGCACTCGGCTGGGGTCTGATTCAGAGCGTGGTGTTCGCCATGATCCTGCGCCCCTATGCAATGGAGGGACTTCCCGTTGCTGTGTTCGTGGTGCAGACGGCACTCGCGCTGGTCACCGGATCGATGATAGTGATGTGGCTGAGTGAAGTGATCACAGAACGAGGCATTGGCCAGGGCGCCTCACTCGTGATCTTCCTGAACATCGTGGCCACCTTGCCTCAGGCTCTCGGCTCCACGATTGAGAAGGCCCAAACCGGTGATCGCAACGACGTGTTCGGAATCGTGATCCTGGTTCTGGTGTTCCTGGTCACGATCGTGGGAATCATCTTTGTGCAGGAAGGACAACGCCGGCTTCCGATCGTCAGTGCAAAGCGTCAGGTGGGCGGCGGTGCCGTCTTGCCTAATCGCCAGAGCTACCTGCCCTTGAAGCTCAATGCCGGCGGCGTGATGCCGATCATCTTTGCCTCGGCCCTGATTTTCCTGCCGATCACGATTGCCAACTTCAGCCAGAACCCTTTTCTGATCAGAGCAGCCACTGCCCTGAATCCAGGCAGCTCGAATCCATGGCCTTATGCCCTGGTGTTCTTCTCCCTGATTCTCGGCTTCTCCTATTTCTATGCGTCCCTGACCTTTAACCCGGTGGATGTCGCCAGCAATCTCAAGCGCGGAGGGGTGGCAATCCCAGGCGTTAGGCCTGGAACAGCAACAGCGAATTACCTCGAAGGTGTGAAAAACAGACTCACCCTGCTTGGCGGACTCTTCCTCGGCGCTGTCGCCATCATTCCTTCCGCCGTGGAACGAGCAACCAATGTGCAGACGTTCCAGGGACTTGGAGCCACCTCACTGCTGATCCTGGTGGGTGTTGCCATCGACACTGCCAAGCAGGTGCAGACCTACGTGATCTCTCAGCGCTACGAGGGAATGGTGCGCCAGTAA
- the rplO gene encoding 50S ribosomal protein L15: protein MTLRLDSLKPNKGARRRKLRKGRGIAAGQGASCGFGMRGQKSRSGRPTRPGFEGGQMPLYRRVPKLKHFTLVNPKHFTVVNVSALNELKAGSTVNLDSLVKDGVVTSPKHPLKILGNGELKAKLTVQAAAFTASARTKIEAAGGTCELLD, encoded by the coding sequence ATGACTCTCCGACTTGATTCCCTAAAGCCCAACAAAGGCGCCCGACGCCGCAAACTGCGCAAAGGTCGCGGCATTGCCGCTGGCCAGGGTGCGAGCTGCGGCTTCGGCATGCGCGGCCAGAAATCCCGTTCCGGCCGGCCCACCCGTCCCGGTTTTGAGGGTGGCCAGATGCCTCTTTACAGGCGCGTGCCCAAGCTGAAGCACTTCACATTGGTGAATCCCAAACACTTCACCGTTGTGAATGTGTCAGCACTGAATGAGCTCAAGGCCGGCAGCACCGTCAACCTCGACTCACTGGTCAAGGATGGTGTTGTCACCAGCCCCAAGCACCCGCTGAAAATCCTCGGCAACGGGGAACTCAAGGCCAAGCTCACGGTTCAAGCCGCCGCTTTCACGGCATCGGCACGAACCAAAATCGAAGCAGCCGGTGGCACCTGCGAACTGTTGGACTGA
- the rpsE gene encoding 30S ribosomal protein S5: MTDSNPQTNPNDVPSAADVPAAAEGQQQQEQRRGGGRDRGDRRGGRRGDRRNQERDSEWQERVVQIRRVSKTVKGGKKMSFRAIVVVGNERGQVGVGVGKAGDVIGAVRKGVADGKKHLVKVPLTRHNSIPTLSNGRDGAASVLIRPAAPGTGVIAGGSIRTVLELAGIKNVLAKRLGSKTPLNNARAAMVALDSLRTHKETAKERGISLEQIYS; encoded by the coding sequence ATGACCGATTCCAACCCCCAGACCAATCCCAACGACGTGCCCTCGGCGGCCGATGTTCCTGCTGCAGCTGAAGGCCAGCAGCAGCAGGAGCAACGCCGTGGAGGAGGCCGCGACCGTGGTGACCGACGTGGCGGACGCCGTGGTGACCGACGCAACCAGGAGCGTGATTCCGAGTGGCAGGAGCGGGTTGTCCAGATCCGCCGCGTGTCCAAGACCGTGAAGGGCGGCAAGAAGATGAGCTTCCGGGCCATTGTTGTTGTCGGAAATGAGCGCGGTCAGGTCGGCGTCGGCGTTGGCAAGGCCGGCGACGTGATCGGTGCAGTCCGCAAAGGTGTTGCAGACGGCAAGAAGCATCTCGTCAAAGTGCCTCTAACACGTCACAACTCCATTCCGACCCTGTCCAATGGTCGCGATGGCGCAGCCAGCGTGTTGATTCGCCCCGCAGCTCCCGGAACCGGGGTAATTGCAGGCGGCTCGATTCGCACAGTTCTCGAGCTTGCCGGCATTAAAAATGTGCTGGCCAAGCGACTGGGCAGCAAGACTCCGCTGAACAACGCCCGAGCTGCCATGGTGGCTCTCGATAGTCTCCGCACACATAAGGAGACCGCCAAGGAACGGGGGATCTCCCTCGAGCAGATCTATTCCTGA
- the rplR gene encoding 50S ribosomal protein L18, with the protein MSTLSRKQQTQKRHRRLRRHLSGTAGKPRLAVFRSNSHIYAQVIDDDAQSTLCSASTVDKDLRTSLKANGNDCNASVAVGELVAKRALAKGIQQVVFDRGGNLYHGRVKALADAAREAGLQF; encoded by the coding sequence ATGTCGACCCTCTCCCGTAAACAACAGACCCAGAAGCGTCATCGACGCCTGCGTCGTCACCTCAGCGGCACCGCCGGCAAACCCCGCCTGGCCGTGTTCCGCTCCAACAGCCACATCTATGCCCAGGTCATTGACGATGACGCCCAGAGCACACTCTGCTCAGCGTCAACCGTTGACAAGGACCTGCGCACTAGTCTCAAAGCCAACGGCAACGACTGCAATGCATCCGTAGCCGTCGGTGAACTGGTGGCCAAACGCGCCCTTGCCAAGGGCATCCAACAGGTGGTCTTCGATCGCGGCGGCAACCTGTATCACGGCCGGGTGAAAGCCCTTGCCGACGCCGCCCGGGAAGCGGGCCTTCAGTTCTGA
- the rplF gene encoding 50S ribosomal protein L6, which translates to MSRIGKAPIPIPEKVTVSLNGLAVTVKGPKGELKRTLPEGVSIDQVENTIVLSPTSSKRTSRERHGLCRALVNNMIVGVESGFSKSLEIIGVGSRAQVKGTTLVVSAGYSHPVEVAAPDGITFKVENNTKVTVSGIDKELVGNEAAKIRSIRPPEPYKGKGIRYEGEWILRKAGKSGKK; encoded by the coding sequence ATGTCACGTATCGGTAAAGCCCCCATCCCCATCCCTGAGAAGGTGACCGTGAGCCTCAACGGCCTCGCTGTCACCGTGAAGGGACCGAAGGGAGAACTCAAACGCACACTGCCTGAGGGCGTGAGCATCGATCAGGTGGAGAACACCATCGTGTTGTCTCCCACCAGCAGCAAGCGCACCTCCCGTGAGCGCCATGGCCTGTGCCGCGCTCTCGTAAACAACATGATTGTTGGCGTCGAGAGCGGTTTCAGCAAAAGCCTGGAAATCATTGGTGTTGGCTCCAGGGCTCAGGTGAAAGGCACCACCCTGGTCGTCTCTGCTGGTTACAGCCACCCCGTCGAGGTTGCAGCTCCTGACGGCATCACCTTCAAAGTTGAGAACAACACCAAGGTGACTGTGTCGGGGATCGACAAGGAATTGGTGGGTAATGAAGCCGCCAAAATTCGTTCCATCCGTCCGCCCGAGCCCTACAAGGGCAAAGGGATCCGGTACGAGGGCGAATGGATCCTCCGCAAGGCAGGCAAGTCGGGCAAAAAGTAA
- the rpsH gene encoding 30S ribosomal protein S8 — MANHDPISDMLTRIRNASEKRHQSTKVPASRMSRSIAKVLQQEGFIAEISEEGEGVHTNLVLELKYSGKNRQPTIRSMQRVSKPGLRIYKNTRGLPKVLGGLGVAIISTSKGVMSDRDARKQGVGGEVLCYVL, encoded by the coding sequence ATGGCCAATCACGACCCTATTTCCGACATGCTCACCCGCATTCGCAATGCGAGTGAGAAACGTCACCAGAGCACGAAAGTACCTGCCTCCCGCATGTCTCGCAGCATCGCCAAAGTGCTGCAGCAGGAAGGCTTCATCGCTGAGATCAGCGAAGAAGGCGAGGGAGTCCACACCAACTTGGTGCTGGAACTGAAGTACAGCGGCAAGAACCGCCAACCCACCATCCGTTCCATGCAGCGGGTGAGCAAGCCTGGTCTGCGCATCTACAAGAACACCCGCGGCCTTCCCAAGGTCCTCGGCGGACTGGGGGTGGCGATCATCTCCACCTCCAAGGGTGTCATGAGCGACCGCGATGCCCGAAAGCAGGGCGTGGGCGGTGAAGTGCTCTGCTACGTCCTTTGA
- the rplE gene encoding 50S ribosomal protein L5 — protein sequence MSLKQRYRETIQPKLLKDLSLSNIHEVPKVVKVTVNRGLGEAAANAKALEASVNELAQITGQKVVVTRAKKAIASFKIREGMPIGCAVTLRGDRMYAFLERLINLALPRIRDFRGVSPKSFDGRGNYTLGVREQIIFPEISFDKIDAIRGMDITIVTTARSDEEGRSLLREMGMPFRSN from the coding sequence ATGTCACTGAAACAGCGCTACAGGGAGACCATTCAGCCCAAATTGCTGAAAGATCTAAGTCTCTCCAACATCCATGAAGTCCCCAAGGTGGTCAAAGTCACCGTGAACCGGGGACTTGGCGAAGCTGCCGCGAATGCCAAGGCCCTAGAGGCCTCGGTGAACGAACTTGCTCAGATCACCGGCCAGAAAGTGGTGGTGACCCGAGCCAAGAAAGCCATCGCGAGCTTCAAGATCCGCGAAGGCATGCCGATCGGCTGTGCCGTGACTCTGCGCGGCGATCGCATGTACGCCTTCCTGGAGCGACTGATCAACCTGGCACTGCCCCGCATCCGTGACTTCCGTGGCGTCAGCCCCAAAAGCTTCGACGGACGTGGCAATTACACCCTGGGGGTAAGAGAGCAGATCATCTTCCCTGAGATCTCCTTCGACAAGATCGACGCCATCAGGGGCATGGACATCACCATCGTGACCACTGCCCGTTCGGATGAAGAGGGCCGGTCCCTCCTCCGCGAGATGGGAATGCCGTTCCGCAGCAACTAA
- the rplX gene encoding 50S ribosomal protein L24, with protein MATATPKSAAAKRIKMRLRKGDTVQVITGKDKGKTGEVLRTLPNENRVIVEGVNMRTRHVKPTQEGESGRIVTEEASLHASNVMIYSTDKKVTSRVELITEKDGSKKRRLKKTGEVID; from the coding sequence ATGGCAACTGCAACTCCGAAATCCGCCGCAGCGAAGCGCATCAAGATGCGTCTGCGCAAAGGCGACACCGTTCAGGTGATCACCGGCAAGGACAAGGGCAAGACCGGAGAGGTCCTGCGCACCCTGCCCAATGAAAACCGCGTGATCGTGGAGGGCGTCAATATGCGCACCCGCCACGTCAAACCCACTCAGGAGGGTGAAAGCGGTCGGATCGTCACTGAAGAGGCTTCACTGCATGCCTCCAACGTGATGATCTACTCCACAGACAAGAAGGTGACCAGCCGAGTCGAGCTGATCACTGAGAAGGACGGCAGCAAAAAGCGCCGCCTCAAGAAAACCGGCGAGGTGATCGACTGA
- the rplN gene encoding 50S ribosomal protein L14 — MIQQESFLTVADNSGAKRIQCIRVLGSNRRYAHVGDVIVATVKDAMPNMGVKKSDVIKAVVVRTKATLRRDTGNSIRFDDNAAVIINDDKNPKGTRVFGPVARELRDRNFTKIVSLAPEVI, encoded by the coding sequence ATGATTCAACAGGAATCTTTTCTCACCGTTGCTGACAACAGCGGAGCCAAGCGCATCCAGTGCATCCGCGTGCTGGGAAGCAATCGTCGCTACGCCCATGTGGGCGACGTGATCGTGGCCACCGTGAAGGACGCCATGCCCAACATGGGCGTGAAAAAGTCCGATGTGATCAAGGCAGTGGTGGTCCGCACCAAAGCCACGCTGCGTCGTGACACCGGCAACTCCATCCGGTTTGACGACAATGCTGCCGTCATCATTAACGACGACAAAAACCCCAAGGGCACTCGTGTCTTTGGACCTGTGGCACGCGAACTGCGCGACCGGAACTTCACCAAAATCGTCTCCCTCGCTCCGGAGGTGATCTGA
- the rpsQ gene encoding 30S ribosomal protein S17: protein MALKERVGTVVSDKMDKTVVVAVENRFPHPIYQKTVSRTTRYKAHDENNTVRVGDRVRITETRPLSRHKRWAIAEVLSHSPKAEEVNK from the coding sequence ATGGCACTCAAGGAAAGGGTCGGCACCGTCGTCAGCGACAAGATGGACAAAACGGTGGTGGTTGCGGTGGAAAACCGCTTTCCCCACCCCATCTACCAAAAGACGGTCAGCCGTACCACCCGTTACAAAGCTCACGACGAGAACAACACTGTTCGCGTTGGTGACCGTGTTCGCATCACCGAGACCCGTCCTCTCAGCCGTCACAAGCGCTGGGCCATCGCTGAGGTTCTCAGCCACAGCCCGAAGGCTGAGGAGGTCAACAAATGA
- the rpmC gene encoding 50S ribosomal protein L29, translated as MARPNASELRQLSDADLTEQIVSLRRELFDLRFQQATRQLANTHRFKQSRTKLAQLLTVQKERLSSTAS; from the coding sequence ATGGCCCGTCCCAATGCCTCCGAACTGCGTCAGCTCTCCGACGCAGACCTCACAGAGCAAATCGTCAGTCTCCGCCGAGAGCTGTTCGATCTGCGCTTCCAGCAAGCCACAAGGCAGCTGGCCAACACCCACCGCTTCAAGCAGAGCCGCACCAAGCTGGCCCAACTGCTGACGGTGCAGAAGGAGCGCCTTAGCTCCACCGCCTCCTGA
- the rplP gene encoding 50S ribosomal protein L16, with product MLSPKRVKFRKQQRGRMRGVATRGNTIAFGQFALQAQECGWITSRQIEASRRAMTRYVKRGGKIWIRIFPDKPVTMRAAETRMGSGKGNPEFWVAVIKPGRILFEMGGEEITPEIAKEAMRLAQYKLPVKTKFITLDEQEQTSGAQAPAAAAATVES from the coding sequence ATGCTGAGTCCAAAACGCGTCAAATTCCGTAAGCAGCAACGCGGCCGCATGCGCGGTGTCGCCACTCGTGGCAACACCATCGCCTTCGGTCAGTTCGCTCTGCAGGCACAGGAATGCGGCTGGATCACCTCGCGCCAGATCGAGGCCAGCCGTCGTGCCATGACCCGCTACGTCAAGCGTGGCGGAAAAATCTGGATCAGGATTTTCCCTGACAAACCGGTCACCATGCGCGCTGCCGAAACCCGAATGGGTTCAGGTAAGGGCAACCCGGAATTCTGGGTGGCGGTGATCAAGCCGGGCAGGATCCTGTTCGAGATGGGTGGTGAAGAAATCACCCCCGAAATCGCCAAGGAAGCCATGCGCCTCGCGCAATACAAGCTTCCTGTGAAGACCAAGTTCATCACTCTCGATGAACAGGAGCAGACATCCGGTGCGCAAGCTCCGGCCGCTGCTGCCGCCACCGTGGAGTCCTGA
- the rpsC gene encoding 30S ribosomal protein S3 — MGHKIHPTGLRLGITQEHRSRWYAPSKSYPSLLQEDDRIRKFIHKKYGSAGISDVLIARKADQLEVELKTARPGVLVGRQGSGIEELRSGIQKTVGDLNRQVRINVVEVERVDADAFLLAEYIAQQLEKRVAFRRTIRMAVQRAQRAGVLGLKIQVSGRLNGAEIARTEWTREGRVPLHTLRADIDYATKVASTTYGVLGIKVWVFKGEVLGDEAQQQLPVGATPRRRAGRRPQQFEDRSNEG; from the coding sequence ATGGGACACAAAATCCATCCAACCGGCTTACGCCTGGGGATTACCCAGGAGCACCGGTCACGCTGGTACGCACCCAGCAAGAGTTATCCGAGCCTCCTTCAGGAGGACGATCGGATTCGCAAGTTCATCCACAAGAAATACGGCTCCGCCGGTATCAGTGATGTGCTGATCGCCCGCAAGGCCGATCAGCTCGAAGTTGAGCTGAAAACCGCACGCCCCGGCGTGTTGGTTGGACGCCAGGGCAGTGGCATCGAAGAGCTGCGCTCCGGCATCCAGAAAACCGTCGGTGATCTGAACCGTCAGGTTCGGATCAATGTGGTCGAGGTCGAGCGTGTCGACGCCGACGCTTTCCTACTTGCCGAATACATCGCTCAGCAACTTGAGAAACGTGTGGCATTCCGTCGCACGATCCGCATGGCCGTGCAGCGAGCACAGCGAGCGGGTGTTCTGGGCCTGAAAATCCAGGTTTCAGGACGCCTAAATGGTGCTGAGATCGCTCGTACCGAGTGGACGCGAGAAGGTCGGGTGCCTCTGCACACCCTTCGCGCTGACATCGACTACGCCACCAAGGTCGCCAGCACCACCTATGGGGTGCTCGGCATCAAGGTCTGGGTGTTCAAAGGCGAAGTGCTGGGCGACGAAGCCCAGCAACAGCTGCCAGTGGGGGCAACCCCGCGGCGTCGGGCCGGTCGCAGGCCCCAACAGTTCGAAGACCGCTCCAACGAGGGTTGA
- the rplV gene encoding 50S ribosomal protein L22 has translation MTTSSPTATTAQAHGRFIRGSVSKVRRVLDQIRGRSYRDALIMLEFMPYRSTGPITKVLRSAVANAEHNLGLDPSTLVISQASADMGPSMKRYRPRAQGRAFAIKKQTCHISIAVAPQTDS, from the coding sequence ATGACAACGTCATCCCCAACGGCAACTACCGCCCAAGCCCACGGTCGCTTCATCCGCGGCTCCGTGTCCAAGGTCCGGCGGGTTCTCGATCAGATCCGCGGTCGCAGTTATCGCGATGCGCTGATCATGCTCGAGTTCATGCCTTACCGCTCCACGGGTCCCATCACCAAGGTTCTGCGTTCTGCAGTGGCCAATGCCGAGCACAACCTCGGACTTGACCCTTCAACCCTGGTGATCTCCCAGGCCAGCGCAGACATGGGTCCATCCATGAAGCGCTACCGCCCCCGTGCCCAAGGTCGCGCTTTCGCGATCAAAAAGCAGACCTGCCACATCAGCATTGCTGTGGCACCCCAGACCGACTCCTGA